GCCTTCTTCAATATCAATTGCTGTCATTGAGGCAATATCAGGCGTTTGTTCAATGATATGACAAGTTTTACCACCCGGTGCTGCACAACAATCCAATACAATATCATTGGGTTGGCAATCTAATAAGCGTGCCGCTTGCTGTGCTGCGCCATCTTGTATTGAAACCCAACCATCATCAAAGCCCGGTAATTTTGCGACATCGAGTGGTTTAGCAAGTTCAATTGCTTGGGAGTTTGGCTCAACGTGAGCAATTTCAATTTCCGCTTCCTCAAGTAACGCTTGGTATTGTTCACTAGTGTGGTGTTGTTGATTGACACGTAACCACATCGGAGGCTTTTGCTGATTTGCATCGAGTATCGCTTGCCACTGATCTGAGTAGGCTTGTTGTATTTTTTTAATAAACCAACCAGGGTGATTGTACTTTATTGGATCAGGTATCTTTTTATCTGTTTTGTTTACTTGTTTATTTTCTGCTTCTAATGCACGTAAAAAACCTCTAAGCACGGCATTAACCAATCCTTTCATATGGTCATTTTTTAACGTTTTTGTTGCTGCTACCGTTTCACTCACCGCTGCGTGGTCAGGTATACGCATATATCTTATTTGATAAACCCCCACTAAAAGTAAAAAATGAAAGACTCTCTGTTTGCCCTTTATTGGCTTTTGTACCAATTGACTCACATCATTTTCTAATTCTGGTAAGTACCGCAACACACCGTAGCAAATTTCTTGCAGTAAACCTTTATCTTTACCTATCAACTTATCTTGTTGTTTGGGTAGTTCATCACTTAAGCTTCGCCCTTGATCTATAACGGCGTAACAACATTTTGCTGCAAGAGCTCTAATATTAATTATCATTGTTTCTCTTAACCAAGCTTGTTAATAGTGCTGCCAACAACGAACCAATCGCTGCGACCATTTAGGATGTCTTTTACGGCTAATGCTTTTTTCCCTGGAAGTTGAATGACTTCTAGTCGTAACGAACCACTGGTTGTTGCTACTTCTATCCCTTCTTTGTCTGCCTTTATTATCGTGCCTGGATCAGCATTGCCTCGATATTCTTGCACGGATGCTTGCCATATGCGTAACCTATGCTGCTTACCTTCAGATTCTGTAAAGGTAAATTGAGCAACTGGCCAAGGAATATAAGCACGAATTTTTCGATGTAGTTCATCAGCACTGAATTGCCAGTTAAGCTCTGCTTCAGTTTTATCAAGTTTCTTGGCATAAGTCGCTAATTCATCATCTTGAGCGATATTATGATTACTGGCTTGATAATCAGGTTCAGCCATAATAGTTAATGTATTAACTAAGGCAGTTGGCCCTAAGTTGGCAAGTTTTTCATAAAGACTTGCACTGGTATCTGTATTTTCTATTTCGCACTCAGCGGATAGAATCATGTCTCCCGTGTCTAACCCTTTATCCATTTGCATAATGGTGACACCGGTTTTCTTATCTCCAGCTTCAAGAGAACGTTGAATAGGTGCTGCACCACGCCATTTTGGTAGAATTGAGCCATGTACGTTAATGCAGCCTAAACGTGGAGAGTTTAAAATGACTTCAGGTAATAGCAGACCATAAGCAACAACAACCATGATATCAGCGTTATATTTCGCTAATTGTTGTTGGTCTTCCTCATTTTTAAAGTTAATAGGTTGCTCAACAATAATGTCGTGCTCTATTGCGAGTAACTTTGTTGCACAAGCTGTTAGTTTTTTACCGCGGCCAGCTGGTTTATCAGGGGGACAATAAACGGCGACAATATTATGTTCAGAATTAATTAACGCTGCTAAATGTTGGGCAGCGAATTCAGGAGTACCTGCAAAAATGATATTTAGTGGAGTAACCAAAGTAATTCCTATTATTGTAAGTAAGTAAGTACTTACTTGTTGTTTTTGTCAGTCTTTGCTTCTTTCTCAAGCTTTTTTTGAATGCGCTGACGCTTTAGCGGGGATAGGTAATCAACAAATAAAACACCTTTTAAGTGATCAAGTTCATGTTGTATACAAATGCTTTGTAATTCCGTAGCGTTTAAAGAGAATTCTTTACCGTGTCGATCAAGTGCTTTTACAGTACATGCATCATGACGGTCTACTTTGGCATAAGTACCAGGCACGGATAAACAACCTTCTTCATTGATCGATGTTTCATTACTAGTAGCAATAATTTCGGGATTGATAAAGATGATGGGTTGGTCATTATCTTCAGAAGTATCCATGACAACAATGCGCTGATGAATATCTACTTGAGTAGCGGCAAGACCTACGCCATTTTCTTCGTACATAGTTGCCAGCATA
The DNA window shown above is from Colwellia psychrerythraea 34H and carries:
- the rsmB gene encoding 16S rRNA (cytosine(967)-C(5))-methyltransferase RsmB, which translates into the protein MIINIRALAAKCCYAVIDQGRSLSDELPKQQDKLIGKDKGLLQEICYGVLRYLPELENDVSQLVQKPIKGKQRVFHFLLLVGVYQIRYMRIPDHAAVSETVAATKTLKNDHMKGLVNAVLRGFLRALEAENKQVNKTDKKIPDPIKYNHPGWFIKKIQQAYSDQWQAILDANQQKPPMWLRVNQQHHTSEQYQALLEEAEIEIAHVEPNSQAIELAKPLDVAKLPGFDDGWVSIQDGAAQQAARLLDCQPNDIVLDCCAAPGGKTCHIIEQTPDIASMTAIDIEEGRLTRVHENLDRLNLTANVITADAATQNWWSGEQFDRILLDAPCSGTGVIRRHPDIKWLRKADDIDKLVVLQQQILDNIWSLLKPGGTLLYATCSVLPEENSLQISRFIEQNQDAQLIAINGNTPETDKNAIGWQLLPDAENMDGFYYAKLLKLK
- the fmt gene encoding methionyl-tRNA formyltransferase — encoded protein: MVTPLNIIFAGTPEFAAQHLAALINSEHNIVAVYCPPDKPAGRGKKLTACATKLLAIEHDIIVEQPINFKNEEDQQQLAKYNADIMVVVAYGLLLPEVILNSPRLGCINVHGSILPKWRGAAPIQRSLEAGDKKTGVTIMQMDKGLDTGDMILSAECEIENTDTSASLYEKLANLGPTALVNTLTIMAEPDYQASNHNIAQDDELATYAKKLDKTEAELNWQFSADELHRKIRAYIPWPVAQFTFTESEGKQHRLRIWQASVQEYRGNADPGTIIKADKEGIEVATTSGSLRLEVIQLPGKKALAVKDILNGRSDWFVVGSTINKLG
- the def gene encoding peptide deformylase, whose amino-acid sequence is MTILTILRFPDPRLRTKAQPVTDITDATATIIDDMLATMYEENGVGLAATQVDIHQRIVVMDTSEDNDQPIIFINPEIIATSNETSINEEGCLSVPGTYAKVDRHDACTVKALDRHGKEFSLNATELQSICIQHELDHLKGVLFVDYLSPLKRQRIQKKLEKEAKTDKNNK